GGTCTCATTCTTACTAGGAGGAAACATTGAAGCGACTGAGCACCGGAGTCCTCGCCTTGCTGATGACAGCTGGCCTGGGACTCAATGCGGTCGCCGCCCCGACCTCCGCATCGCATGGCAACATTGGAACCAACGCGATCGCGCAGGCTTCGGGCATGGCCGCCGAGGCTCCGCCGGCGAATTTCGGTTCTCCGCCGTCGGGCCAAATCCCGATTCTTTATAACGACCATCACGTGTACAGCAAGCCCGATACCCTCAAGCAGGGTCGCGTTCTCGCTGCGCTCGTGAAGGGCGGCACCGTGCTGATCCCACTTCGCTCGATGTTCGAGCAAATGGGCGCATCGGTATCGTATGATGCCGGCAGCAAGACCGTTACGGTCAGCAAGCCGGGAGCCGAGGTCAAAGTGACCGTCGGTAAACCAGAAGTCATGATCAACGGCGAATCGCGTCCTCTGGACGTCCCGCCGATGCTCTACAAGGGCAGCGTCCTCGTGCCGATCCGCGTTATTTCGGAAGGCATGGGAGCGTACGTCCAGTGGGTCCCCGACAAGCAACTCGTCGTGGTCCGCTACGTTCCGCCGACCCCGCCGCCAGCTCCGGCCACGCCGGAACCGACGGCCGCGCCGACGGCTCCTCCGACGCCGACCCCGGCGCCGGTAGCGACCCCGTATCAAGAGAAGTTCATCTCCGGCGATTACATTATCTCGCCGAAGGTGTACAACGAGTTCTCTGCCGGGCAGAACAACAACAACAAGGACGGCTTCTCGTATCAACTCGATGGCGCCGCCGAGTTCACGGCTCTTAGCCTGCCGTGGATGCTCGAAGGCAATTATCGTCAGATCAACTACCAGCACGGACAGACGGCCCCAACGACCGCTGCTAATGCCGGCCAGATCTGCGATGGTCTCAATGGTCATGCAACTGGGGGCGACCCGGGTTGCGTCACCGCCATCGGCGGACAGTTCCAGACGTTCGTTCCGGCCTTCACGGTGCGGAACTACGACTTCGACGTGCGCTTGGGCCTCAAGGTCCTCAACCCGCGCGTCTACGTCGGCGTCGGCTACATGTTCCGTGCAAACAACGCCGGCTACCCGCGCCTCACGGCGTTCGGTTTCGGCGCCGAGAAACTGCCTGATCTCGATCAGCCGTTCTCGATCTTCGGCAACCTGTGGTACTACCCGAACCTGAAGGGGAACTTCTCGAACCCCACTCAGAACTACACGTTGTCGTACAACTACATGAAGTATGAGCTTGGTGTAGCCTTCTCGCTCAAGAACAGCCCGCTGTTCTTCGACGCTGGCTTCCTCGGCGATAGCGCCAAGAACAAGCTGAATGCTCCGGCGAACGAATCGGCCAACGGTGCCTTCGTCGGTCTCGGTCTGAAGTTCTAACCGACTTCTCGACCGCAGGTCAAAAAGAAGAAGGCCCCCGGCAAACGCCGGGGGCCTTCTTCTTTTTTTGCGCGACGTCGTTACTACGGCCGTGCGGTTGGTGCCGCGCTTGGGGCTGCGAGGGGTGCCGCGCTCGGCTCCTCGGACGGCAAAGGCGACGGTGTCGTCGGCGGGATGCACGACGGGGTGATGATTTGCACCTTTGGCTCACCGGGTTGGGGGAGCGGCGTCGGCGTCGCAACCGGCGATGCGGCCGGCATCGGTGCGCCCGAAGGCAATGGGGTCGGGCAGACTTGGGCCATCGCAAACCAATGTTCGGTGAAGCCACGCGCTAGATCGGCTTTTTCAAGTTTGCCGAAATACGACGTCGGGTAACGCTTCACCAAAATCTGCATGTACTTCCAGGCTTTCTCCTGCGCCGGTTGCGTGTAGATTTTTTCGTACACCTGGACCGCCATGAAGTAACTGCGCGGCAGCTGCGGATCGTTGGGAAAACGCGAAGCCCATTGGTTCAACGCGTCGTCCGCAAACTTGATCTTGTTCACGATGCCGGAGTCGGTGGTATACGCCCCGGCCTCAATCGCGGCGTCGTGGAACGTATTGTTGATACCGAGATAGCTCAGTTTCATTCGGCCGAAGTATTGGTCGCCTGGCGCGGAGTGCGTGTACTCCTCGCACTGCATGTGCTGCCACTTACTCGGCGACTTGCTACAGGAGTCTTTTACTACGGGCTTTGACGGTGCGCTCGCGGCACCGGCGTGCGCCGTCACTGCCCCGCCGGCGAGTACTGCAGCGCAGAGCGTTAATATCGTGCGTTTCACGTACGGTAAGTCTCCCTCATTTTCCAAGCTTGGGGGGGCTCGCGCGCCCGCCCGGGTTCGCGAGTTCATTCGCCATACAAACGTTTGTCCCGCGTGCGGCGTTGCCCCGGCAAGGCGAGCGCAAGGTAAACGCGAAACGCGAGGCGATGACGCGTTCCATCCGGACGGCCGCTCTCCAGCTGTCGGCCACACCCCGCGAAGCCTTCGCACGAGCGTGGCCGCTCCATCTCGCGGCGATCGAGCACGCCGCGGCGGGCTCCGACCTGCTCGTGCTTCCCGAGGCGACCCTCCCCGGTTACGTGTTGGGAAACGACCGCATCGACGATGCGGCAATCGAGCGAGCGATCGCACAATTGCGCGACGCCGCCAAGCGCCACGGCACGGTGATTGTGGCCGGGGTCGCGCAGCGAGTGAACGAGCAACTGCGCAACCGTGCGCTCGCGATCGAAGCCGATGGGACGATTGCCGGGCATGCCGATAAACTCTTTTTATGGCACTTCGACCGTAAATGGTTCGAAGCTGGCGACACCCTCGAACCGGTGGCCACCTCGCTCGGCCGGCTCGGCATATTAGTGTGCGCGGACGGACGCATGCCGGAAATTGCAAGCACGCTGGTCGATCGCGGAGCGGAGATCCTGGTCATGCCGACGGCGTGGGTCACGAGCGGGCGCGACCCCGAGCATTTGGAGAACGGTCAAGCCGACCTGCTGGTGCGCGTGCGCGCGTATGAAAACGGCGTGCCGTTCGTCGCGGCCAACAAGTGCGGCGTGGAACTCGGCATGGTTGCGTATTGCGGAAAGAGCCAAATCGTCAGCGCGCGGGGCGAGGTCCTCGCGATCGCGGACGAACGTAACCAAACATCTATCACGCACGCGCTGGATATCGGCGGATCGCTGCCCCATCGCGGCGCGGGCCGCCCGCGCGAGCGTGAGGTGAGCACACCCGACCCCGCGCGGAACATTCGGATCGCCATCTCTATGGATGCTCCGGACGAGCGAACGGCGCTACGCCTAGCCACCCTCGACGCGCGCTGCGTCCTAACGCCGCAGGGTTACGAACCCACCCTAGGCTCGGCCGAGATGCCGACGGTGCGCTGCTCCGATCTCGAACCGCTCGACCCCGGCTACCTCGCCGGGTATCGACGGCTCGGGTACCGCGTCGCGGCCTGGGATGTGGTTCGCGCAACGGCATGGATGCAGAGCGTCGCGCGAGCGCGAGCGCTGGAATTACGCATCTACGTGATCGTCTTCGACCGGCAGGCCGACCGCGCGTATGCCGTCGATCCGGATGGCGCGATCGTGGCCGGAACCTTCGGCGATTATCGCATGGCAAGCTTTTCGCTCGATCTGCGGCGAACGATGGAAACCAGCGTCGCACCCGGCACCGATATAGGTGAAGGGCTCGAGCGCGTCCACGCCGCCATTTCCGGAGTTACATGAGTTTCGACGCGCACAAGGCCATAACCGAGGCCGCAGAGCGCCACGAGCACGTTTCAAAGGGCGAACGCTTGGTGCCCCTCGCGGCGGCGATCATTGCCGTGTTGGCCGCACTCGGTACGCTCTTTGCCCACCATCGTTCGATCTCGGCGCTCTCGGTGAAGAACGATTCCATAATCGCACAAGCGCGCTCGCTCGATCTCTACAATTACTATCAAGCGCGCCGGACGCGTTTTACGGTCTATTCGGCGCTTCTGGCGGCCGGCGTGCCGGGCGATCCGGCGGCGCGCAAACGCCTTGAGGTTGCCGCTTCCGTCGAGAGCCGAGCCTCCGCGCAAACGCTTGAGTCCGCCAAGCAGTTCGAGGCAACCTCGGAGCACGAGCAGGACCGTTCCGAAAACATTCTGCAGTCGTTCGAGACGCTTGAAGTAGCGACGACGCTGTTCGAAATCGCGATCGTCTTCGTATCGATCTCGGCGCTTTCGCAAACGCGGCTACTCCTCTACCTCGCCGGCGGCATGACCGCTTTCGGCATCGCATTTTTCGTTACCGGATTGATCCAAGCGCATTGAATCGCATGGAATGGATTCCGATACGGCGCGTTGCCGCGATCGCAACGCTCATCGTATGCGTCGCGAGCGCGCCGGTGGCAACCCATCACGCCCTCGCTACGGCAACGCTCCTGACGAGTTCGACGCCCTACTTACCCGGCAGTCGCATCGGCATCCATACCGACGGCATCAACGCGCCCTACCAAATTCGCATCCTCGGCGACGCCTCGGTCGTGAACGGCGACATCGCGTTCCCCACCGACGCGCCCCCCGGAACCACCACCATCTTTGCGACCAATCCGTACGGATTGGCTTCGCGCCGCCTGCGGGTCACGGCTCCGCCGCCGGTGCGGGCACCGTTCATCGCCGTCGCGTCGTACGATGAGGGCGTCGTCTTGCACCGGCCTACGGCGCCGTTCGCACCTTTTGCCGTGCTCGGAATCGGCGGCGCACCAAGCGACGTCGCCATCGATGCGGACGGGCGTCTTGCAGCCGCGGATACGGATACGGATACGTTGACCGTGGCGACGCTGCAACCATGGGGCGTAACACGCTTTCACGACGTTCCCGTCGGGGACGAGGTGGCATTCGACCCGCATTCGCACGCGTTGTTCGTCACCAACCGCGACGTCGAAGGTAAGGGCGCGCTCACGCGCATCGATGCCTCATCTTCGCCCACCCGCGTGATCACCGGCGATACGGCCGAAGGGCTCGCCATCGATAACGCGCGCCAGCTCGTCTACGTCGCGAACGTCAATTCGGGAACCATCAGCGTCGTGGACGCCGCGACCATGCGCGTCCGCACCACGTTCCACGGCGTCGCCCGCAATTTCTCGCTCGCGCTCTCCGACGATGGAAACCGTCTCTATGCGGTCTCCAATCAGAGTCGCACGTCGATTCTCGGGGCTTCGGGCGGCGTTGTGGCCTACGCGTTAAACGACGGATCCCCGCACCTCGTGGCGCGCAGCGCGGCGCTTGCCTTTCCGGTCGGCGTTGCATACGACCATCGCGACCGGCGCGTTTTCGTCACCGACGAACGCGACGACGTCGTGGACGTCTTGGACGCGCGCACCCTCCGCCCCGTTCACGCGCCGCTGGAGACGTGCAGCACGCCCTGGCTGCCCACGTACGATGCCGCGACCGCTCGGCTCTACGTTCCCTGCTCGCGCAGCGGCGCCGTCGACGTCTTCGACGGGCGCACGCTCGCTCGCGTAGCGGGCGCGCCGTTCGCGACGGGCGGTTACCCGCTCGCCGTGGCGCTATGGCACCCCGACGCTCCCTGATGCGTTGAACCATCCGATGGGCGTTCGCATTCTTTTCGCATTGGCGTTTTTTACCGCTTGTCTGCGGTGGCTCCCCGCGTTTGCCGTCGAGTTGCCGCGGCAACTCGATCCGCCGGCACCCTTTCCCGCAATCCTCAATCAAGTTCCATCGGAGCAGACGATCGCGCCGGGCGTCACCTATGGAACGTACACGCTGCAAACCGCCGTCGGGCCCGAAGCGATACACATCGTTGCAGTCGCTCCCGGGCATAGCGATGTGCGCGTTGGGACGATGCTCGCAAACGATGCGCTGGAGTCATCCGGCGAAAGCGTAGTTTCCATGGCGCAACGCAGCGGCGCCGTTGCTGGCATCAATGGCGACTACTTCGATATCGGCAACTCAAATCGCCCCACCAATATCGTCGTGCAGAACGGGCAACTGTTGCAAACGCCGCGAAAGCGATATGCGTTCTTCATCGCGGGCAACGGTACGCCGACGATCTCGGAAGTCTCGTTCATCGGGCAAATCCAACTCTCCGACAAGACGGTCGGCTTGGACGCGGTCGATACGATGTCGCCGAACGGGGGCGTCACCTTACTCACGCCGCAGTACGGCAACGTCGCGCCATCCGATAGCCTCACGCTCGTCGGGCTCGTGCCGACCAGCGGCACGCCGCCGTTCGCAACGTATCGCGTCACGGGCGTTCTCGACAACCTGCAACAACAGCCGCCCGGATACTATCTGGCGATCGGCATCAACGCCTATGCAACCGTCGGCGTACCAAACGCCGGCGATACGATCGCCGCCAGCGGCGATCTTTCACCGCTGCCGCTCTCGAACATCGCCGCAGCCGTCGGCGGCGGCCCGATGATTCTTCAGAACGGCGCCTGGTTTGCAGACCCGGATGGCCCCAACGGCCCCGGCTACTCTGCCCGTATTCCCTGTAGCGGCGCGGCGATCGCCCCGGATGGGACACTCTTTCTGCTCGAAGTCGACGGACGGCAGCCGCTGGAAAGCGTCGGCATCACGCGGCCCGAGTTTGCGGCCCTCATGCGTTCGCTCGGCGCAACGCAAGGGCTGGCATTCGACGGCGGCGGCTCGTCCGGCATGGCCGTTCGCCTGTTGGGCCAAACCGCTGCAACGGCTCAGGGCTCGCCGTCCGACGGATCCGAACGCCGCGTGGCCGATGGGCTGTTCGTTTATAATACCGACCCGATCGGGCCGCCGGCGCGGATCGTCGCCATCCCGAACGACGTCCGCATGCTCCCCGGCGCAACGCTCGCGCTCCGGCTCGCGGCGATCGACACCCACGATCACACGGTCCCGCCGCCGGCACCGATCGCGGTGGGGATCGAGCCTGCGAACCTTGCGACGTACCGCGACGGGCGCCTTGAAGCGTTGCGGCCGGGCACGGGAACTCTGCAACTGCACAGCGGCGAGCTCGCGACGATCCTGCCCCTCACGATCGACGCGGCGCCGGCGCGCGTCGTCATTTCGCCTCCACAGGCGAATGTTGCGCGCGGAGAACAGCTCCGGCTCGGCGTGGCGGCCTACGACGCGCGCGGGTTTCCGTTAACGATGCCGGCGCAACTCGCGTGGCGCGCGAGTTCGGGCAGCGTCGACGCCGACGGCCTCTTCAAAGCCGGAGCGCACAACGCCGTGGTCGGTTTCGATTTCGC
This is a stretch of genomic DNA from Candidatus Dormiibacterota bacterium. It encodes these proteins:
- a CDS encoding carbon-nitrogen hydrolase family protein; this encodes MTRSIRTAALQLSATPREAFARAWPLHLAAIEHAAAGSDLLVLPEATLPGYVLGNDRIDDAAIERAIAQLRDAAKRHGTVIVAGVAQRVNEQLRNRALAIEADGTIAGHADKLFLWHFDRKWFEAGDTLEPVATSLGRLGILVCADGRMPEIASTLVDRGAEILVMPTAWVTSGRDPEHLENGQADLLVRVRAYENGVPFVAANKCGVELGMVAYCGKSQIVSARGEVLAIADERNQTSITHALDIGGSLPHRGAGRPREREVSTPDPARNIRIAISMDAPDERTALRLATLDARCVLTPQGYEPTLGSAEMPTVRCSDLEPLDPGYLAGYRRLGYRVAAWDVVRATAWMQSVARARALELRIYVIVFDRQADRAYAVDPDGAIVAGTFGDYRMASFSLDLRRTMETSVAPGTDIGEGLERVHAAISGVT
- a CDS encoding YncE family protein, with product MEWIPIRRVAAIATLIVCVASAPVATHHALATATLLTSSTPYLPGSRIGIHTDGINAPYQIRILGDASVVNGDIAFPTDAPPGTTTIFATNPYGLASRRLRVTAPPPVRAPFIAVASYDEGVVLHRPTAPFAPFAVLGIGGAPSDVAIDADGRLAAADTDTDTLTVATLQPWGVTRFHDVPVGDEVAFDPHSHALFVTNRDVEGKGALTRIDASSSPTRVITGDTAEGLAIDNARQLVYVANVNSGTISVVDAATMRVRTTFHGVARNFSLALSDDGNRLYAVSNQSRTSILGASGGVVAYALNDGSPHLVARSAALAFPVGVAYDHRDRRVFVTDERDDVVDVLDARTLRPVHAPLETCSTPWLPTYDAATARLYVPCSRSGAVDVFDGRTLARVAGAPFATGGYPLAVALWHPDAP
- a CDS encoding DUF4337 family protein; translated protein: MSFDAHKAITEAAERHEHVSKGERLVPLAAAIIAVLAALGTLFAHHRSISALSVKNDSIIAQARSLDLYNYYQARRTRFTVYSALLAAGVPGDPAARKRLEVAASVESRASAQTLESAKQFEATSEHEQDRSENILQSFETLEVATTLFEIAIVFVSISALSQTRLLLYLAGGMTAFGIAFFVTGLIQAH
- a CDS encoding phosphodiester glycosidase family protein, producing MGVRILFALAFFTACLRWLPAFAVELPRQLDPPAPFPAILNQVPSEQTIAPGVTYGTYTLQTAVGPEAIHIVAVAPGHSDVRVGTMLANDALESSGESVVSMAQRSGAVAGINGDYFDIGNSNRPTNIVVQNGQLLQTPRKRYAFFIAGNGTPTISEVSFIGQIQLSDKTVGLDAVDTMSPNGGVTLLTPQYGNVAPSDSLTLVGLVPTSGTPPFATYRVTGVLDNLQQQPPGYYLAIGINAYATVGVPNAGDTIAASGDLSPLPLSNIAAAVGGGPMILQNGAWFADPDGPNGPGYSARIPCSGAAIAPDGTLFLLEVDGRQPLESVGITRPEFAALMRSLGATQGLAFDGGGSSGMAVRLLGQTAATAQGSPSDGSERRVADGLFVYNTDPIGPPARIVAIPNDVRMLPGATLALRLAAIDTHDHTVPPPAPIAVGIEPANLATYRDGRLEALRPGTGTLQLHSGELATILPLTIDAAPARVVISPPQANVARGEQLRLGVAAYDARGFPLTMPAQLAWRASSGSVDADGLFKAGAHNAVVGFDFAGRRYQTTVTVGAHDVPLDFATHARFFSVPSGGSGSVVRDPSCPGCVQLTFALGESERAAYALVDLPLPRHVVGLSFDVRDDGSGALVKVALRNAIGEQILVPATRLNHPGWRTVRVRFPASVAGTARLVALYAIGAPPGHPLGGSIVFRNVRAIVAGSR
- a CDS encoding copper amine oxidase N-terminal domain-containing protein; the encoded protein is MKRLSTGVLALLMTAGLGLNAVAAPTSASHGNIGTNAIAQASGMAAEAPPANFGSPPSGQIPILYNDHHVYSKPDTLKQGRVLAALVKGGTVLIPLRSMFEQMGASVSYDAGSKTVTVSKPGAEVKVTVGKPEVMINGESRPLDVPPMLYKGSVLVPIRVISEGMGAYVQWVPDKQLVVVRYVPPTPPPAPATPEPTAAPTAPPTPTPAPVATPYQEKFISGDYIISPKVYNEFSAGQNNNNKDGFSYQLDGAAEFTALSLPWMLEGNYRQINYQHGQTAPTTAANAGQICDGLNGHATGGDPGCVTAIGGQFQTFVPAFTVRNYDFDVRLGLKVLNPRVYVGVGYMFRANNAGYPRLTAFGFGAEKLPDLDQPFSIFGNLWYYPNLKGNFSNPTQNYTLSYNYMKYELGVAFSLKNSPLFFDAGFLGDSAKNKLNAPANESANGAFVGLGLKF